CACAAAATGGTTGCTGCTGAGCAGCCACACACGACGCCGCTCTCGGCAGGCGAGTTCTCGAAGCGGCCGTTcgacttcgtcgtcgttggcggtgGCACGGCCGGCCTAGCCGTCGCCAGCCgcttggctgctgcggaACCCTCACTCAGcgttgccgtcctcgaggccggcggcgtctcgcatggcgaggacgacatcgACATCCCGGCCTTTTATGGCCGCGCTCTCGGTGGTCGCCATGACTGGCGCTTCGAAACGGAGCCGCAAGTCGGTCTCGGCGGGAGGACGCTGCCGTGGCCCCGGGGCAAAGTTCTCGGCGGTACCAGCGCACTCAATTTCATGACGTGGAACCGCGCGAGCAGAGACGACTACGATGCATGGGAGGCTTTGGGCAACGCCGGATGGGGATGGAATGGCCTGCTGTAAGTGGCtggccgtcgttgtcgtggcTGATGATGGGGAGGCGGGCCTGGGCTGCCGCGATACAGCGACTCTCCTTCCCATGATGCATCAGCAAGAGACGATGATGCAACTGACGACATCATCACAGGCCGTTCTTCAAAAAATCAGAGACTTTTCATGCTCCGAGCAAAAAACTCGAGCAAGAGTACGACGTCACCCACGATATCAGCTCTTTCGGCACCTCGGGTCCTATTCAAGTTTCATACTCCACCGACTATTCACCATCTCACCGCACGTGGCACCAAACTCTCAATGCGCTCGGCGTGAAGACCAATCCCGCCCACGTTGCCGGCTCCAATGTCGGTGTCTGGACCAATGTCAATGCCGTCGATCCGCGGACGGCGAGCCGCTGCTACTCGACGAGCTACTGCTCATCGCCCGCCCCCAATCTGCACATCCTGACCGAGGCCACGGCACAGGAAGTCGTCCTCGATAACAGTTCAGGCGCATACGTCGCCACAGGTGTGCGCTTCACGCATCGTGGCGAGGAACATGTCGTCTCAGCCACGCGCGAGGTGATTCTGTCCGCGGGCAGCGTCAAATCGCCTCAACTTCTCGAGCTGTCCGGCATCGGCAACCCTGCCGTGCTCGACAAGGCAGGCATCCCGCTCAAAGTCGATAGTCCACAGGTGGGGGAAAACCTTCAGGACCATCTCAGTGAGTTATATGCCTCGATTGCTTGTCTAAGATATATATATCTGACTGGTGGCAGTGCTCGCCATGATCTTCGAGGTCGATCCTGCGTTGGAGAATCCCGACCAGCTCAAGACTGACACATCCCTCGCGGAAAAGGCCATGGACAAGTACCTGAGGGACCGCAATGGACCCCTCACCGTGCTGCCCTGCTCCATCGCGTATGTGCCGCTCAAGAAGCTTGCGTCGGCAGAGTATTTGGCTTCGCTATCcaccaaggcggccaagctgAGCACGGGCGATGCGGACAAGCGGGCCATCCTGCACAATCGCCTCGATGGCACGGCCAATCTCGGGCAGATTGAGTTCATCTTTGATCTCGGTAACTGGAGCACGTTCTTCAAGGGCGAAGATGGTAAGCAGTATGGCACGATGCTGCAGATTCTCCAGTACCCCTTCTCGGTCGGGTCTATCCACATTCGCCCTGGCAGGTCCGGAGCGCCAACGGCGGAGGACAAACCGAGCATTGACCCGGCGTACTATGCCGGGGAGAATGGCAGCCTTGACGTCAAGGTCATGAAGGAGTGCGTCCGGTTCGCCAAGAGCATTACCACAACTGCACCGCTGGCTGGGATCATCCGCCAGCCCGTCTCTCCCGATGCGTCAACATTAGAGAGCGAAACCAAGCTGCAGGAGTGGATCGTGCGCAACACAGTCACTGATTGGCATCCCGTGGGAACGTgcggcatgggcgggcgAAAGGGGATCaaaggcggcgtcgtggatGAACGACTGCGCGTCTACGGCGTCCGAGGGCTCCGCGTGGTAGACGCCAGCATCATGCCGCTCCAGATCAGTGCCCACTTGCAGGCTACAGTCTACGCCATCGCCGAGAAAGGAGCACATATGATTCTCGAGGATCTCAAGGCGTGATTGACGGACCGATTCAAGGCGCTGACAAACTGAGGGCACTTACTGAACGGTGTTCTTCGTACgtaactacttcgtactaccTTGAGTGGTAAGCACCAGGTATGACTAGACCACGACCGTGCGCCCGGGCGTTGCGAGACATTGGACAGGGATCAACTGGTGTCTCGACACGCGAGCGATAcagtacaaagtacgtatTGGGATTGTGACGTTGAGTTTGAACTTGCACGTCCTGCGTCATGGTATCTGGTGGTGCTGTATACTATATGACGTGGATTTATATAGGTATGCGCGTACATGTCGACTAAGCCTATACACAATGGAGCAAGGCGTTGCGAAACAGCAAAAAAgtgcgcgcccgcgtctcATACTAAGCACGGACTGCGGGACATTATTCTAGAAAATCATGACACAAGCTGACGTCAGGCGATATGTGAAGACGTCGAGACCTGAGTCTAATTTTCGTCTACCTCATACACCAGACTCCATGATGGTGATGTGATATTTCATAAGAACCGTAAAGCATGTGTAAGCGGTATGGAATGGCAAAGGTAAAAAAAACCCCGCCGCATCCGCGTCCCCACTGACCATGCTCGTTGAAAATGAAGAATCCAGAAACAAGGACGgtggcatcatcgccagcaAGTACGGCGAACAAGGGGGCCGACGGATCAACGACCGATCCACCTCCTCTCAAGCAGGCGCAACGGCGCAAATGTGACGAGTGTgaagccgacggcgacccaCAAGCCAACGTCGCCCGTCGAAgccagctgcgcgagggGCCCGACGTACCAGGCCTGACTCATGCCCAGGATAGCGCCGGCCCAGCCGATGAGAAacgcggcaaaggcggccCAGCCGAGGGGCAGGTAGTCACGGTCCTCCCAGCGGGACCAGTCAAAGGCGGACTTGCCCCTGCGGAAGAGCATGTGCTCCTCGAAGACAATGACGATCATGATCATGACCCAGTAGCCcatgagggcgaggaagttCTGGAAGATGAGGAAGAGGtgctcgcggccggcgacggcgaggacgaactcgacgaggatgagcagcGTGGACCAGACCCATCGCGGGACGGCCTTGCCGTAGCGGCCGAGCGTCTGGCAGCCGAGGGCGGCCGAGTAGGTGCTGGGGATGGAGTTTgcgatgacgccgagggcgacgatgacggagCAGACGCGGCCGAAGCCCTTGAGGGGCTCGtagccggcgacgatgagggcgcccgaggagacggcgttggcgtcggACCAGGCGGGGAGGTTGgcgacgccggtgccgagcccgatggcgatgaggtAGACGAGGCAGAAGGCGGTCCAGATGCCGACGAGGGTGAGGAAGAAGATTTTGCGCCGCGACGTGCGCTCCGGGTAGTAGACGTAGAAgtcggacgcggcggccgcccacgAGTTGGGCACGTACAGGCAGATGTTGAAGAAGGagaggcgctgcgcggcgaggagctcgcccgTGGCCTTGGACTGGGACGAGGCGTCGAAGTAggggccggcgacgccgatgaggacgaagagggcgaggacctgGGGTAGCCACGAGTACCTGGACGAGCAGCTGTCAGCACCGGTGGGGGCACAATCTTTGAGATGATGattgtggtggtgatgatgatgatgatgatgatggggatgATGCTACGCTCGGGGAGGTAGATGGAGCGATGCGTGGTGTTAAGTTTGGGGGGGATTTCGGTGCTTGCTGCGTACCTCTCATACTTGTGGAAGAGGGCCATGccgaagacggcgacgacccagcagacgacggagacgactACAATGCCCACGATGATGGTCatctggccgccgctgacggccgagaggacctggccgccgatgatgccgtcgATGGTGGCGTAGCCGACCATGAGGACGATGTTGAGGAGGCATGGGATCTTGGAGGGCCAGTAGCCCATGAAGAAGCGAAGAACGACCTGTGTCTCTGTCAGCAATCTTGTCATTTGTGACggtatgtgtgtgtgtgtatgtgagtgagtgtgtgagtgagtaCATCACTGAACAACATCGACCGAGagaaagggaaaaaaaggagctctcctctcctcctccctggAAATCTCTCTTACCATTGTCCGGTTGCCGCTCTGCGGGCCCCAGATGGCCATGTACGCCGTCGTCAGGCTGCCGACGAAGGCGCCAAAGACGGCCAGAAGCGCACagtcgaggaagccgagctcgaggagcagcgggcccagcatgccggcggcgaggttgtTGAGCGAGATGTTTGCGCTGAACCACATGATGGCGACCTGCAGGTCGTCGCTGaggctcggcgggcggcgctcctcgggcAGCACGCGCGTGATGCCGCGGGCCTCGAAgcccgcgaggccctcgatgCGCGCGTTGAGGGCGCGCAGCCGCGATGggaccgcggcggccagcgcgggcggaggcggtaCCTCATTGTCGTTGTATTTGTTGGCGTCTCCGTTCCTTGACCCCtttcctgctgctgctcctcctcctcctccgatagcagtagcagtagtagtcgTCCCGGAGCTGGGGGCGGTGGCTTCTTCATGGCGGGATGGGACGGAGGACGGGTACGATGTGCTCAGCGTGGCGGCCTTTTCCGGATCATATGTCTCgaggctggtggtgttgtcgtggtggtggtggtggtggtggttgttgtcATTGTTGTTAGTGGTGGTGTAATTGCTGTAGTTGTTCATGTTACCGCTCGTATCGTCTCCATgtgaggtcggcggcggggatgccgacgccgacgtcgactgTGGAACGGCCATTGCTTGCTGCTCTCTGCCGAGATCTTCCCCCCGTCACGAGAGGACTGGAGGCAGTGTGTCACCTGCACCACCAGAAaggtgtcggcggcgggggtgggaGCAATAACTAGTAGTAGTATCTGTCTCTCCCCGTTGAAGATCTGtagggcagcagcagcaccacctACACCGCGCTGGACAGATGTGAGACACGGCGTCACAGACCCAACGCGTCCCGAGCCAACACGTTGTTTCAAGACGAAGAGCCGGGTATCGGATGATTGGTCTCTAGAACCCGAGCCACTCCCTTGCAAGTTGCCCGGGGAGTAAGAAGCGCCCAACAGTATAGGCAGGGAGTCTTGTTAGCTGAGCGGCTGCGAACCcagtgtgagtgtgtgtgtgtgtgcgtgcgaAGAAGGAACGGAGGGGGAGAAAAGATGCGCGCGAAAGAGAGTTGGGACCGGATCGGCGAGATGGGCCTGGATGGACGGGTGAGCGACCCAGAGAGACaagagaggagggggacTGGAGCGACGGAGCCACATGAACTAGCGTGTAAGTCCAACAAGTCGACCGGCGCGGCCAAGCAGTCAAAGGTGTATATACATGGATACATACaatatacatacatacatacgaTTTACGCACATGCCGTACAGCACAGGACGTACGTACAGCAGTTCTCGACTTGGTGTCCCTTGTCGACGTTTGTGCGCCCGAAGCAGCAACCCACCCGGGTTGTCTGCGGCATCAAGGACCTGGTCTAATGCCATCCGGGGGGCCGGAGGGGGTTAAACAgactggccgccgcccgcgccgtcgctgctgccgctgctactgctgctaaCCCATGAGAGGAACGGTAGACCAGAGCAGCAGAAGGGGCAGTAAATCAGGGCGTGGAAGCAAGCAATCAATCTCTCAGCCCACACGCC
This sequence is a window from Purpureocillium takamizusanense chromosome 8, complete sequence. Protein-coding genes within it:
- a CDS encoding uncharacterized protein (CAZy:AA3~EggNog:ENOG503NWDN~COG:E), with the protein product MVAAEQPHTTPLSAGEFSKRPFDFVVVGGGTAGLAVASRLAAAEPSLSVAVLEAGGVSHGEDDIDIPAFYGRALGGRHDWRFETEPQVGLGGRTLPWPRGKVLGGTSALNFMTWNRASRDDYDAWEALGNAGWGWNGLLPFFKKSETFHAPSKKLEQEYDVTHDISSFGTSGPIQVSYSTDYSPSHRTWHQTLNALGVKTNPAHVAGSNVGVWTNVNAVDPRTASRCYSTSYCSSPAPNLHILTEATAQEVVLDNSSGAYVATGVRFTHRGEEHVVSATREVILSAGSVKSPQLLELSGIGNPAVLDKAGIPLKVDSPQVGENLQDHLMLAMIFEVDPALENPDQLKTDTSLAEKAMDKYLRDRNGPLTVLPCSIAYVPLKKLASAEYLASLSTKAAKLSTGDADKRAILHNRLDGTANLGQIEFIFDLGNWSTFFKGEDGKQYGTMLQILQYPFSVGSIHIRPGRSGAPTAEDKPSIDPAYYAGENGSLDVKVMKECVRFAKSITTTAPLAGIIRQPVSPDASTLESETKLQEWIVRNTVTDWHPVGTCGMGGRKGIKGGVVDERLRVYGVRGLRVVDASIMPLQISAHLQATVYAIAEKGAHMILEDLKA
- the TPN1 gene encoding Vitamin B6 transporter (COG:P~EggNog:ENOG503NVJX~TransMembrane:12 (i168-190o202-224i245-265o277-301i308-327o347-369i378-400o431-450i471-489o495-516i542-567o579-598i)), which translates into the protein MAVPQSTSASASPPPTSHGDDTSGNMNNYSNYTTTNNNDNNHHHHHHHDNTTSLETYDPEKAATLSTSYPSSVPSRHEEATAPSSGTTTTATAIGGGGGAAAGKGSRNGDANKYNDNEVPPPPALAAAVPSRLRALNARIEGLAGFEARGITRVLPEERRPPSLSDDLQVAIMWFSANISLNNLAAGMLGPLLLELGFLDCALLAVFGAFVGSLTTAYMAIWGPQSGNRTMVVLRFFMGYWPSKIPCLLNIVLMVGYATIDGIIGGQVLSAVSGGQMTIIVGIVVVSVVCWVVAVFGMALFHKYERYSWLPQVLALFVLIGVAGPYFDASSQSKATGELLAAQRLSFFNICLYVPNSWAAAASDFYVYYPERTSRRKIFFLTLVGIWTAFCLVYLIAIGLGTGVANLPAWSDANAVSSGALIVAGYEPLKGFGRVCSVIVALGVIANSIPSTYSAALGCQTLGRYGKAVPRWVWSTLLILVEFVLAVAGREHLFLIFQNFLALMGYWVMIMIVIVFEEHMLFRRGKSAFDWSRWEDRDYLPLGWAAFAAFLIGWAGAILGMSQAWYVGPLAQLASTGDVGLWVAVGFTLVTFAPLRLLERRWIGR